The Pseudomonas sp. SCB32 DNA window CGGCTGCCGCGCGGGCTTCCAGGGCCTGATTCGCCGGCCCCTGCATGTGCGCCATGACCAGCACGCCTTCCAGAAGGTACTGCAGCTGCCGCGCCAGGCTTTCCGGCTGGACGATGCCCAGGCGCTCCAGCTGAGAGTGGTAGTAACACTCGATGAATGCCTTGTGCTCGGCGGCCTGGCGATGGATCGGGTGATCGCGGTCATGGAACTCGCCGGCGGCATGGATGAAGGCGCAGCCGCAGAAGTCCTCGGCGCCAAGGAAGTCCTGCAAGGCATCGAAGGTCACCAGGATCGCCGCACGGGGCTCCATGTGCCTTTCAGCGGCATTCATGCGCTCGACCATCCGGGCGTGGCGCTCCTCCAGAGCCGCCATGATCAGCTCGTCCTTCGACTTGAAGTGCTTGTACAGGGTCATCTTCGCCACGCCCGACTCCGCCAGGATGCGGTCGATGCCAGTGGCGTGGTAACCCTCGCGGTAGAACAGGTCCTGGGCGGTGCTGAGCAGCAGCTCGCGTTTGCTGGATGCCATGGAATTACCTCCTGACCCGACATTATGCGCGAGCCTTGGGCTCGTGGCGCGACCGGCGGGCAATCTTTCCACTTGAACTATACAGACCTGTCTGTCTAATATCCATTCCGCAGTCCCCACAACAAACAACGCAAGGGAATTCGCCATGAAACTGCACGACGTTCCGCTCTCCGGTAACTGCTACAAGGTGCGCCTGTTCCTCGGACTGATCGGCCAGCAGGCCGAACTGCTTCCGGTCGACCTCGTCGGTGGCGCGCACAAGCGCCCGGCGTTCCTGGCGATCAACCCGCGCGGCCAGGTGCCGGCGCTGGAGGATGGCGAGCTGCGCCTGGGCGACTCCCACGCCATCCTCACCTATCTCGCCCGGCAATACGCCGAGCCACGCTGGAACCCGCAGGACGCCGTAACCCAGGGACGCATCGCCCACTGGCTGAGCTTCTCCGCCAACGAAATCCAGCACGGTCTCGCGCTGGCGCGGGTGATTCTGCTGTTCAAGCGCCCCGGAGACCTGCCGACCGCCCAGGCCAAGGGCCGCCACGCGCTGGAACTGCTCGACGCGACCCTCGCCGAGCGCCGCTGGCTAGCGCAGACCAGTGAGCCGACCATCGCCGACATTGCCGTCTATCCCTACGTGACGCTTGCGGAGGAAGGCGGCCTGGAGCTTTCCGGCTATCCCTATGTACAGGACTGGCTCGCCCGCATCCGCGCCCTGCCCGGCTACGTACCGCAACCTCGGCTGTAAGGCCGGGAGGTGACTGATGGACACACCCTTCCACCCCGGTGAACTGGCGATCCAGGAGCGGGCCGGTGTCCGCGAACAGGTCGAAGGCTTCGGTAGCCGGGCGATCCGCAGCTTCATGCCGGACCAGCACCGCGAGTTCTTCGCCCTGCTGCCGTGGCTGCTGGTCGGCAGCGTGGATCCCGACGGGCAGCCCCAGGCTTCGGTGCTCTGGGGCTCGCCAGGGTTCGCCCATTCTCCGGAACCGGAGCATCTGCGCATCGACGCGCTGGCAGAGGCGGACGACCCGCTGCATGCCAATCTGCACGCTGGCGCCCTCCTGGGGCTGCTCGGACTCGAGCTGCCGACCCGGCGGCGCAACCGCCTCAACGGCCGGGTGGACACCATGGACGGTGAAGGCTTCAGCGTCCGCGCACTGCAGTCCTTCGGCAACTGCCCGAAGTACATCCAGTCACGCCACTGGCAGGCCCTGCCGCGCACTCCCGCGCCCAGCCTGGACGGAGTCGGCCTGGACTCGCGCTGGGTGGAACTGACGACACGCAGCGACACCCTGTTCATCGCCAGCCGGCACGCCGGGGTGAATGGCGGCGTCGACATCTCCCACCGAGGAGGCCCACCGGGCTTCCTGCGGCTCGGCGAGGACGGCCAGCTCTGGCTACCGGACTATTCCGGCAACAACCTGTTCAATACCCTCGGCAACCTGTTGCTGGAACCATGCTGCGCCCTGCTGCTGATTGACTTCGACAGCGGCGACCTGCTGCACCTGCAGGCGACCGCGCGCATCCACTGGCCGCAGGACGGCGCACCTTCTTGGGCGCCCGGCGCGCAACGCATGCTCAGCCTGCGCCCCGGTGCCTGGCGGTTGCGGCGCGCGCGCCTGCCGCTGGGCTTCTCCGAGCTGCAGTACTCGCCATTCCTACCGACCGCCGACTAAGAGGAACGCCTCCATGCGACTGTCTTCCCTGCTGCTGGCCGGGGTGCTCGCCCTCGCCTGCCTGAATGCCACTGCCGGTGATCTGCGCTTCGCGCTGGTCCGCACCTCCGGTGTCACCACCCTGGACGCTTTCACCGTCGCTGACGGCGACTGGACTCGCCAGGTACCGCTCAACCACACCGCCGTGCTGATCCAGCATCATGCCGCCACCCTGCTGTTCGACACGGGGCTGGGCAGCCAGGCGGACGCGCAGTTCAAGCAGGACATGCCCTGGTGGGACAAACCGCTGTTCCGTTATGAAGGGCTGAAACCGGTACGCGATCAGTTGCACGGCAGCGGCATCCGCATCGACCGCATCCTGCTCTCCCACGCGCACTGGGACCATGCCTCCGGGTTGTCGGACTTTCCCGACGTACCCGTCTGGGCGCCCTACGAGGAGATCAACTACGCCCACATCGCGCAGCCGCCGGCCGTGTTTCCCAGCCAGTTCCGCCATCCGGTGAAGTGGGTGCCCTTCCAGTTCGAACCGACCCCCTTCATGGGCTTCGATGAGAGCCTCGACCTGTTCGGCGATGGCAGCCTGGTGCTGGTGCCGATGCGTGGCCATACGCCCGGCTCGGTGGGCCTGTTCATCACCCTGGACGACGGCCGACAGTTCTTCTTCAGTGGCGATACCACCTGGCAGTTGTCGGGCTTCACCGGGCCCCACGAGAAGTTCTGGATTAGCCGCCGCCTGGTGGACAACGACCGTGAGCGCACCCTGGCCGAGGTGGCGCGCGTGCACCTGCTGATGCGCGCATATCCGCAGTTGACGGTCGTTCCCGCCCACGACGCCCAGGTCCAGGACCGTCTCGGCTACTACCCGCATTGGGTCCAGGCAACCCGCCGCACACGCCGTCCGGCGCTTCAATAGCCAGCTCACTAATCAACGACTAAGGTCTAAGAGTCGTCAACATTTTGTAATGATTTAGTAGGTAGGCTGTAACAGATCGACATGTCGCCACCATTCGGCATCACCGACCTGCCCAAAGCGCTCGAGGAGACAATAACAATGAGCAAGACCCCGATCGCCCGTGCCGTGGCCCTGGCCACGCTGGGCACCAGCATTACCGTACCGACCATTGCACACGCCGACTTCATCACGGACAGTAAAGCCAGCGTTGAACTACGCAACTACTACTTCAACCGCGACTTCCGCACCTCCACCCCAGCCCAGCAGAGCAAAGCCGAGGAATGGGCGCAGGGCTTCATCCTGCGTTACGAGTCGGGCTATACCGAAGGCACCATCGGTGTGGGTCTCGACGCCATCGGCATGCTGGGTCTGAAACTGGACTCCAGCCCGGGCCGCACCGGCACCGGCCTGCTGCCCAAGCCGTCCGATGGTTCCGCACCGGATGACTACAGCAAGCTGGGCGCCACCGCCAAGTTTCGCTACGAGAAGAACGTGCTGAAGACTGGCACCCTGATTCCGAAGCTGCCGGTCATCGTGCCCAACGACAGCCGCCTGCTGCCGCAAGTCTTCCTGGGTACCGGTTTCAACTCGACCCAGCTCGATGGCCTGAACTTCGACGCCGGCCGCCTGAACCAGACCAACCTGCGTGACTCTTCCGACTACCAGGAGATGACCCTCACCACGGGCGGCAAGAAGAACATCGCCGTCACCAAGGGGCTGACCAGCAACGAGTTCTACTACGGTGGCGGCACCTACAACTGGACCAAGGATTTCAGCACCGGTTACCACTACGGCCAGTTGACCGACTTCTACAAGCAGCACTACCTGACCCTGGGCTGGACCCTGCCGATCACCGACGGCCAGTCGCTGAAGACCGACCTGCGCTACGCCAAGTCCACCGATGACGGCGGCAGCAACGTCGACAACAAGGCCTTCAACGGCATGGTTACCTACAACCTGGGCTACAACGCCTTCGGCCTTGGCTTCCAGAAGATGAGCGGCGACACCGGCTTCGCCTACATCAACGGTACCGACCCCTACCTGACCAACTACGTGCAGATCCTGGACTTCGCCAACAAGGACGAGAAATCCTGGCAGGCCCGCTACGACTACAACTTCGCCGGCCTCGGCATCCCTGGGCTGACCTTCATGACCCGCTACGTGAAGGGCACCGACATCGATCGCCTGAACACCGACGAGGAAGGCCGCGAGTGGGAACGCAATACCGACATTGCCTACGTGTTCCAGGACGGCGCACTGAAGGGCCTCGGCCTCAAGTGGCGTAACGCGACCACCCGCAGCAACTTCGCCGCCAACACCGCGTCGAGCAATGACGTGGACGAGAACCGCCTGATCGTCAGCTACACCATGCCGCTCTGGTAACCCCGGAGGCGGAACAAAAAAGCCCGGCATCTGCCGGGCTTTTTCCTTGCTGGATCACCTAATCCTGGTTGATGGCACCGATCTTGTGGATCGACAGGTCGGCACCGTAGTACTCCTGTTCCTGGGTCAGGCGAATCCCCACCAGCCGCTTGATCAAGCCATAGACCAGCAGACCGCCAGCGAACGCCAGCGTCACCCCGGTCAACGTCCCGACGACCTGGCTGGCCAGGCTGACACCACCGATACCACCCAGCGCCGGCTGACCGAAGATGCCGCACGCGATGCCGCCCCAGGCACCGCACAGGCCGTGCAGCGGCCAGACACCGAGCACGTCGTCGATCTTCCAGCGCACCTGGGTCGCGGTGAAGGCCCAGACGAACAGCGCGCCCGCCACCATGCCGGTGATCAACGCACCGACCGGGTGCATCAGGTCGGAGCCGGCGCAGACCGCCACCAGGCCGGCCAGCGGACCGTTGTGCAGGAAGCCGGGGTCGTTGCGCCCCACCACCAGCGCAGCCACGGTGCCGCCGACCATCGCCAACAGCGAGTTGACCGCCACCAGGCCGCTGGCGCCGACCAGCGTCTGCGCGCTCATCACGTTGAAGCCGAACCAACCGACGATCAGCACCCAGGAGCCCGCCGCCAGGAACGGGATGTTTGACGGCGCAAAAGCCACCAGCCGCCCCTCGCGATAGCGGCCATTACGCCGCCCCAGCAGCAAAACGGCCGCCAGCGCCAGCCAGCCGCCGAAAGCGTGCACCACGACGGAGCCGGCGAAATCGTGGAAGGTCGCCCCGAACTCGGCCTTTAACCAACCCTGGAAACCGAAGTTGGCATTCCACACCAGCCCTTCGAAGAAGGGGTAGAGGAAGGCCACGATCAGCGCCGTGGCGCACAGTTGCGGACCAAACTTCGCGCGCTCGGCGATGCCGCCGGAGATGATCGCGGGGATCGCCGCGGCGAAGGTCAGCAGGAAGAAGAACTTCACCAGGGCATAGCCGTTCTCCGTCGCCAGGCTCGCGGCCGGTTGCAGGAAGTTCACACCGTAGGCGATCCAGTAGCCGACGAAGAAGTAGGCCAGGGTCGAGATGGCGAAGTCCGAGAGAATCTTCGACAGCGCATTGACCTGGTTCTTCAGGCGCACCGTGCCGACTTCGAGAAATGCGAAGCCGGCATGCATGGCCAGGACCATGACCGCGCCCATCAGGATGAACAGGGTGTTGGAACCGTGGACAAGGGTTTCCACGGCGCTATTGAGGTTTTCCATCGCTACAGGCAGCCCCGGAGGTCAAGGGGAAAGCACCAAAACAGCCCGCGACCACCACCCTTCGCACCACCCTGAAGCAGCAGCGCACCAAGCGGGAGCCTACCGCTGCCCCGAGTTCGCTCACAGGCGACTGGACCAGCACGACTGTTTTCTGTACTTCCTTTTGTTTTTCAATGTATTGAGCGTATTTCTCCGGCTTTTCACGACGCCGGAAGCGCCCCGCGACGGGGCATTCCGCTCTCCTTGCGCACCAGGGAAATGCAAGCGGCATACCACCCGAGCAAAAATCAGCGACTAGTCTTTACCGCGTGGCTTTGGCATCGCCGGGTGCAGAACTTATGAGAAACTTCCCCGGCCTATGGGGCTCGAAAAATTAAGAACCTCAACCCGATCAAGGAGCATCACATGCCTCGCAAGACCGCAGTGAACGCCGCCAGGGAAGAACTCCTGGCGGAATTCCAGGCCCTCGTCAGCGACACCGAGAAACTCCTGCAGAGCTCCGCCGACCTGGCCGGCGCCGAAGCCGACCAGATGCGCGAGCAGATCAACTCCAGCCTCAAGCGCGCCCGCGAAGCCATCTACTCCACCAAGGACACCCTGCGCGACCAGAGCAAGGCCGCGGCGGATGCCACCGAGGAATACGTCAACGAGCATCCCTGGCAGGCGGTCGGCATTGCCGCCGGCATCGGCTTCCTGCTCGGCCTGCTGGTGAGTCGGCGCTGATCCATGAGCGACGGAACGGACGCCGGCAAGGCCAACTCCCCATCCCTGCGGCGCCTGGGCGCCGCCTTCCTCGGGCTGCTGCACGGACACGTCGAACTACTGGGCATCGAACTGCATGAACAGAAGACGCGCACCGTGCAGATCCTGCTGCTGGCAGGGCTTGCCCTGGTATTCGCGATGCTCCTGCTGATCGGCCTATCGACGCTGATCCTGCTGGTGTTCTGGGACAGCTATCGGCTGCAGGCGGCCATCGGCCTGTGCCTCTTCTATATCGCCGGCAGCGCCCTGTGCGCCTGGCGCCTTTATCAACTGCTCAGCGACGAGAGCTCACCCTTCAGTGCGACGCTCGACGAGCTGGCTCGTGACCGGGAGCGCCTGTTGCCATGAGCGAACTGCCGGAGTCCATGCGTCACCTGTCTCGCGCGGAACTGCGCAAGGCCATCGTACGGCTGCGCCTGGAAATGCAGCGCCAGCAACTCAAGCGCGAGAGCGACCTGCTGCTGCAGCCCCTCAAGAACGCCCGGCATCTAGGCGAGAGCCTGCGCGGCAGCAAGCCCCTGTGGGCAGGCGCCGGTGGCGCGGCGGCATTGGCGCTACTGATCGGCAAGCGCCGCTGGATTCGCCTGCTGCGCATCGGCATCGCCCTGGCCCCGCTGCTGCTGCAACTGCGCAAACCACGGAGCGAGACGCCACCACCGTCCTGAGTGGCCACATTCTTGCTACGTGACAAGGACCCGCGCCGCTGGCGCTTGCTGTCACACCACTAAGGATGTGCCCCGTGACCGAAGGACAACCGATCGCCTGCTTCCAACCCTTCATCGACACCGCAACCGGTCTGGTCGCGGGTGTCGAGGCCCTGGGGCGCCTGCGTCAGGACAATGGAGAACTGCTTTCGGTCGGGCCACTGTTCTTCAACCCGAGAGTCAGCCTGAGTGAGCTGCGCCGGCTCGACCGGCAGATCCGCGATGCGGCCCTGGCGCGTATCCACGAAGCACCGGCGGACTGGTTCCTCAGCCTGAACATCTCGCCGCGCTGGATCAGTCGCCTGCGCCCGAACCAGCCGTTGCCCAGCCTCAGGCAATTGGAGCAGCAGGGCGTCTCGCCCAAGCGCGTGGTCTTCGAGATCACCGAGCTGGGCGGCGGCCACCAGCGTCTACCGGAAGTGGTCGCGCGCTACCGCGAAGCCGGTGCACGCATTGCCATCGACGACTTTGGCGCCGGCTATTCGCAGCTCGACCGTGTGCTGGCACTGCAGCCGGATATCCTCAAGCTCGACATGCGTCTGTTCCAGGCGGCCGCCCGTGGCGGCCCCAGCGGCGACGTGGTGAAAGCCCTGGCGCAGATGGCCGAGAAGACCGGCTGCTGGATCATTGCCGAGGGCGTGGAAACCGAGGAGGAAATGGACTTCGCCCTGGAGTGCGGCGCGCGCTACGTGCAGGGCTACCTGTTCGCCAGACCCGCACTGGATTTCCCGGCCGGCAATGCCTTCCGCGAAGCCTTTGCCCAACGCCGTGATCACTACGTGCGGCGCAAACTGCAGGAGCGCGCCGACCTCATTCAGCTGCGCCAGCAACTCGCCGAACTGATGGACATGCTGCGCCCCTGGGCCGAGAGCGGCGCCATCCTCAGCAGCCTCCCCGCAGCGCCGGAATCCTTCCCTCGCCTGCTGCGTATCTACCAATGCGACCGGCATGGCACCCAGACCTCGCCGAACCTGGAGTGGAACGGCCTGTTCTGGAAGGAAGACCGGCGCTACCTGGGGCACAACTGGTCCTGGCGCCCGTACTTCTACCAGTTGCTGGCAGAAGGCTGGGAAGAACGACGCCTGACCCTGTCCAATACCTACCGCGACGCCACCTCCAACCAGTACTGCATGACCGCCGGGCAGTTCATCGACCAGGGCCGACGCCTTCTCCTCATCGACATCGACGCCGAGGGCCTGTAGCACCGTGATTGAGATTGCCAGCGCGAACGGCTAGCGTTGCCGGTAACCCCCTGATTGCGGAACCACGAATGGACTGGCACACCCTGCTCCCCCGGGAGCGACTCGGCAAACCGGTACACAGCAGCGCCGAACTCGGTCGCAGCGCCTTCCACAAGGACCACGACCGCATCATCTTCTCCGGCGCCTTCCGTCGCCTGGGCCGCAAGACCCAGGTGCACCCGGTATCGAGCAACGACCACATCCACACACGCCTCACTCACTCGCTGGAGGTCGGCTGCGTCGGTCGCTCGCTGGGCATGCGTGTCGGCGAGATCCTTCGCGACCGGCTGCCGGATTGGTGCGACCCGGCCGACATGGGGGTGATCGTGCAGTCCGCCTGCCTGGCCCACGACATTGGCAACCCGCCCTTCGGACACTCCGGCGAAGATGCCATCCGCCACTGGTTCCAGCAGGCCGCAGGACGTGGCTGGCTGGACGACATGAATGACGAGGAGCGCTCCGACTTCCTGCATTTCGAAGGCAACGCCCAGGGTTTTCGCGTGCTCACCCAACTCGAGTACCACCAGTTCGACGGTGGCACGCGCCTGACCTACGCAACCCTCGGCACCTACCTGAAATACCCCTGGACCGCCCGCCATGCCGACTCACTCGGCTACAAGAAGCACAAGTTCGGCTGTTACCGCAGCGAGCTGCCGCTGCTGGAGCAGATCACCCAGAAACTGGGCATGCCACAGCTGGAGGACGAACGCTGGGCCCGCCACCCACTGGTCTACCTGATGGAAGCTGCGGATGACATCTGCTACGGGCTGATCGACCTAGAGGACGGCCTGGAAATGGAGCTGCTCGAGTACGCCGAAGTCGAGGCACTGCTGCTCGACCTGGTGGGCGACGATCTACCGGAAACCTATCGTCAGCTGGGTCCGAATGACTCCCGCCGGCGCAGGTTGGCGATCCTGCGTGGCAAGGCCATCGAGCACCTGACCAATGCCGCGGCGCGGGCCTTCGTCGAGCAGGAGCCGGCACTGCTGGCCGGACAGCTGGCCGGCGACCTGGTCGAGCACATGCACGGGCCCGCCAAGCGCTGCGTGCAGCGGGCCAAGGCCATGGCGCGGGAAAAGATCTTCCAGGACAAACGCAAGACGCTCCATGAAATCGGCGCCTACACCACCCTGGAAATCCTCCTCAACTCCTTCTGCGGCGCAGCACTGGAACAGCATGGCGGACGAACCCCTTCGTTCAAGCACCGGCGAATCCTCGACCTGCTCGGCCAGAATGCACCGGACCCGAGCTGGCCGCTGTACCGCTCCTTCCTGCGTGTCATCGATTTCATCGCCGGTATGACGGACAGCTATGCCACGGAGCTGGCTCGGGAAATGACCGGACGCTCCAGCCCGAGTTGAGCCTTACGCCACCCGCCCGGACCTGGCCAGTTGTTCGCTGAGTCCTCGCTGCAGTTCGTCCATCGCCGAGACGACAGCCGACACCTTCGCGCGGATCTCGGCTAGGCCCGGATGATCAAGGCAGGCGGCCTCGAGCTCGGCGCAGCCCTCCTGCAGGGCACGTGCATTCACCAGGCGGGCGGCGCCTTTCATGCGATGCGCCAGGTCCCCCAGCCGCTTCCAGTCCTGCGCCTCCAGCAACGGCCCGACCTGCTCGATGTCGGTGTCGTTGCTGCTGTGCAGCTCTTCCAGCAGCCGCCGAATCAAGACAGGGTTCCCCTCCGTCATTTCCTCCAGCAACCGGAGATCAACGCCCTGAGCGGTATCACGTTCGGCGTCATCCACAATGCAGGGAACGGACTCCAGGCGCTTGCGTAGATTCTCAAGGCCGATGGGCTTGAACAGGCAATCGTTCATACCGGCCCGGCGACAGTTTTCCACTTCATCGGGCTGGGCATTGGCGGTGAAGCCGAATATCACGCAAGGCTCCACCTCCATTTCCAACTCCAGTTCACGAATGCTGCGCGCCAGGTCATAACCGGTGAGTACCGGCATGTTGCAGTCCGTAATCACCAGGTCGAAATCCCCGGGATGCCAGATCTGCAGAGCCTGGACGCCATCAGCTGCGACGTCCACCTGATGCCCGAGGTGCTCGAGCTGCTGTGTCAGCAACAGAAGGTTGGCGGCATGGTCATCAACGACCAACACCCGGAGCGACCTGCCCTGGATCTGTGGCGCCACTTTTGGAGCCATCGTCTCTTCCAGCATCGGCTCCAACGCCTGCAAGAGCAGATTCACGCTGACCCGCGTGCCGTATCCCAACCGACTGTCCAGACGAACGCTGCCACCCATCATTTCTGCCAGCTTGCGGCAGATAGTGAGGCCCAGCCCGGTACCGCCACGAGAGGCGTGGCTGCTCTGCGACGCTTGGCTGAACGGTTCGAAGAGCTGTGCCTGATCGCTGGCGGATATCCCGATTCCGCTATCTTCAACCGCGACATTCAGCGCGATGCGATCTCCGGCCAGACGCTCCCCGCACACCTGAATCCGCACCTGCCCCTTGTCGGTGAATTTGATGGCGTTGCTGACCAGGTTCGACAGGATCTGTTTGAAACGCAGCGGGTCGATCAGAACGTCACAGGCAGCGTCCGCCTCCAGCTCCACCTTGAGCTCCAGTCCCTTCTGTCGCGCCAGGCCATCGAACACTCGGGCAATGGACTCGACCAGCTCACGCAAGCGAGCCCGCTCCGGCATCAGCGTCAAACGGCCCGACTCGATCTTGGCGACATCGAGGATGTCGCCGATCAGAGTCAGCAGTGACTTGGCCGAGTCATAGGCAACCTCAACCGGCTCACGCTCCCAATGCCCGTGATCCGAGCGGGTCAAGGCCAGCTCGAGCATGCCGATCACCGCATTCATCGGGGTGCGGATTTCGTGGCTCATGTTGGCCAGGAAGGTACTCTTGGCGCGGTTGGCTTCTTCGGCCAGGTCCTTGGCAAACTGCAACTGATGGTGCAGGCGCTCGCGCTCGGTGACATCGAGCCAGCCGCTCACCAATCCCAGCACCTCGCCTTTCTCCCCGCGATAGGGCGTCGCCCAGTGGTAGACCTCCATCTCGTTTCCGCGCAACCGGAGAACCCGGTCCGCCGTCAATGCCTGCCCTTGAGCCATCGCCTGGAGGAGCTCATCGTGCAACGCCTGAGCCTCCTCGGCAGGCAACCAATCGCAATCGATGAGGCGACTGCCTTGAGCGCTTTCACGCGTCATGCCCGTCACCTCCAGGAAGCTGCGATTGCAGGTGAGCAGGCGTCCCTCGCGATTACGCACCGCAATGGGATGAGGGATTCCGTCGATCATCGCGCGCTTGAACCCGAGCCGATAGCTGAGTTCCTTCTCCGACAACTGACGGCGGCGAACCTTCACCTGCAGGCGCCAGTTCCACAGCAGCACCGCGCAAATCAACACGATGCCGCCCCAGACCAGTTGCACTATCCGGGTGCGATAGCCTTCCCAGATGCTATCGGGGCCCTCGACACTCGCCGACCAGCGGCCGATGACGTTGGCCATGTCATCCGGGGAGATGGCCAGTATTGCCTTGTTCAGGATACTCAGGAGCTCAGGGTCCGTCTGCGACACGGCAATCGAGAACTGTCCAGGCTCGCGATCGAGGGAGGCGGCAACACGCAGGTCCCGGTAGTAACGCGAGATCAGGTAATTGGCCGAGGTCGACAGATGAATGCCCGCGTCCACCTTGCCCTCACTGATCATCGGCAGGTCATCGATGTTATTTTCCACCGGCACGATTTGCGCTTCCGGATACTGCTCGCGCATGTAGTTTTCCAGGACGGAGTCCTTGGGCACGGCCACACGGCGGCCGCGAAGATCGGCCAAGGTGTGGAACCATTCAGCATGCTTTGGTACCACCACGACAAAGGACGCCGTCATGTAGGGTCGGGTGAACGTCAACCACTCCTCCCGCTCCACGGTCGGCGTCAATGCGCCAATTGCCGCCGCCTTTCCATTCCTGACGTCGTCCAGCATTACAGTAACGCTCGACTCAGGCCGCACGTCGAAGCTCAGTCCCGTGCGCGCATGGATGAGGTCCAGCAGGTCCGCAGTGAGCCCGCGGAAATTCTGCTGTGAATCGAAAAAGGAAATCGGCGCCAGCGCTCGATCGACCACCAGGACCGGGTGCGGGTTACGCTCGATCCAGCGCTGCTCCTGGGGAGTGAGGATCAGTCGCTGGTTGGCGATGGAATAGGCACCCCCCGGACTCCAGCGACGCTGGATGGCGTTGTCGAGTTGTTGCGGCGTCGCGGCCAATGCGTGATCGAGGATCCTCAGCAAGGGATCATCGGAGCTCCTGACGGCAAAGCTGAAACCCGCGCCATTGAAGCCGGCGAAATTGAGCGGCTTCAGGTTGGCGAGATAGCCCTGGTTGATCACGTACTGCGCGCTGAACGCGTCCCCCACGAACAGATCCGCCTGGCCGAATGCTACCGACTCAAGCGCTTGCCGCACGGATGGGGAAGGCATGACCGTGGCCTTGGGAAAGTACCGGGCGATCTCCTCGCTGGAGAAGTAGTCACTGACGACCGCAATGCGCTTGCCCAGCAACTGCTCCCCCCTGTCCAGGCGCACGCCCGGGGGGCCAACGACGACTGACTGATTGGTGAAATAGGGTTGGGACAGGCTGATCCCTGGAGCGCTCGACT harbors:
- a CDS encoding deoxyguanosinetriphosphate triphosphohydrolase, producing the protein MDWHTLLPRERLGKPVHSSAELGRSAFHKDHDRIIFSGAFRRLGRKTQVHPVSSNDHIHTRLTHSLEVGCVGRSLGMRVGEILRDRLPDWCDPADMGVIVQSACLAHDIGNPPFGHSGEDAIRHWFQQAAGRGWLDDMNDEERSDFLHFEGNAQGFRVLTQLEYHQFDGGTRLTYATLGTYLKYPWTARHADSLGYKKHKFGCYRSELPLLEQITQKLGMPQLEDERWARHPLVYLMEAADDICYGLIDLEDGLEMELLEYAEVEALLLDLVGDDLPETYRQLGPNDSRRRRLAILRGKAIEHLTNAAARAFVEQEPALLAGQLAGDLVEHMHGPAKRCVQRAKAMAREKIFQDKRKTLHEIGAYTTLEILLNSFCGAALEQHGGRTPSFKHRRILDLLGQNAPDPSWPLYRSFLRVIDFIAGMTDSYATELAREMTGRSSPS
- a CDS encoding transporter substrate-binding domain-containing protein gives rise to the protein MFNWRGHLRVALAAILLVGCLGAVGADLPSWSSMNLLARSSDVPVKVHLDETDWQWLRSKRTLVLGVTAPDYAPFDVTASGTDLEGVTADYMGVIAEALNVRVEVRRYADRNSAIDALQHGEIDLLSRATHYESSAPGISLSQPYFTNQSVVVGPPGVRLDRGEQLLGKRIAVVSDYFSSEEIARYFPKATVMPSPSVRQALESVAFGQADLFVGDAFSAQYVINQGYLANLKPLNFAGFNGAGFSFAVRSSDDPLLRILDHALAATPQQLDNAIQRRWSPGGAYSIANQRLILTPQEQRWIERNPHPVLVVDRALAPISFFDSQQNFRGLTADLLDLIHARTGLSFDVRPESSVTVMLDDVRNGKAAAIGALTPTVEREEWLTFTRPYMTASFVVVVPKHAEWFHTLADLRGRRVAVPKDSVLENYMREQYPEAQIVPVENNIDDLPMISEGKVDAGIHLSTSANYLISRYYRDLRVAASLDREPGQFSIAVSQTDPELLSILNKAILAISPDDMANVIGRWSASVEGPDSIWEGYRTRIVQLVWGGIVLICAVLLWNWRLQVKVRRRQLSEKELSYRLGFKRAMIDGIPHPIAVRNREGRLLTCNRSFLEVTGMTRESAQGSRLIDCDWLPAEEAQALHDELLQAMAQGQALTADRVLRLRGNEMEVYHWATPYRGEKGEVLGLVSGWLDVTERERLHHQLQFAKDLAEEANRAKSTFLANMSHEIRTPMNAVIGMLELALTRSDHGHWEREPVEVAYDSAKSLLTLIGDILDVAKIESGRLTLMPERARLRELVESIARVFDGLARQKGLELKVELEADAACDVLIDPLRFKQILSNLVSNAIKFTDKGQVRIQVCGERLAGDRIALNVAVEDSGIGISASDQAQLFEPFSQASQSSHASRGGTGLGLTICRKLAEMMGGSVRLDSRLGYGTRVSVNLLLQALEPMLEETMAPKVAPQIQGRSLRVLVVDDHAANLLLLTQQLEHLGHQVDVAADGVQALQIWHPGDFDLVITDCNMPVLTGYDLARSIRELELEMEVEPCVIFGFTANAQPDEVENCRRAGMNDCLFKPIGLENLRKRLESVPCIVDDAERDTAQGVDLRLLEEMTEGNPVLIRRLLEELHSSNDTDIEQVGPLLEAQDWKRLGDLAHRMKGAARLVNARALQEGCAELEAACLDHPGLAEIRAKVSAVVSAMDELQRGLSEQLARSGRVA